One genomic region from Balaenoptera musculus isolate JJ_BM4_2016_0621 chromosome X, mBalMus1.pri.v3, whole genome shotgun sequence encodes:
- the ACOT9 gene encoding acyl-coenzyme A thioesterase 9, mitochondrial isoform X1 has translation MRRAALRLCTLSKGLLAPSRGLTQGSQNPEKQRVFHIHEACSPIHVNHVRDKLREIVGASTNWRDHVKAMEERKLLHSFLATSQKGLPPRRMKDSYIEVLLPLGSQPELREKYLTVQNTVRFGRILEDLDSLGVLICYMHNKIHSAKMSPLSIVTALVDRIDMCKKCLSPEQDIKFSGHVSWVGKTSMEVKMHMFQLHDNEFSPVLDATFVMVARDSENKGPAFVNPLTLESPEEEELFRQGELNKGTRVTFSSMSLLKMAPTAEERTTIHEMFLNTLDPKTISFRSRVLPPNAVWMENSKLKSLDICHPQERNIFNRIFGGFLMRRAYELGWATACNFGGSRPFIVTVDDIMFQKPVEVGSLLFLSSQVCFTQGNYIQVRVHSEVASLQDKEHMTTNVFHFTFMSEKEVPLVFPRTYGESMLYLDGQRHFSSMSAPVTLKKDYLIKP, from the exons ATGAGGCGGGCGGCGCTGCG GCTTTGTACCCTGAGCAAAGGGCTGCTTGCTCCCAGCAGAGGACTGACTCAAGGATCTCAGAATCCCGAGAAACAGAGAGTCTTCCACATTCATGAAG CATGTTCACCAATACATGTGAATCATG ttcGAGATAAGTTGCGGGAGATAGTAGGAGCATCCACAAACTGGAG AGACCACGTGAAAgcaatggaggaaagaaaattacTTCATAGTTTTTTGGCTACGTCACAGAAAGGACTGCCACCTAGGAGAATGAAAGACAGTTACATTGAAGTTCTCTTACCTTTGGGCAGTCAGCCTGAATTACGAGAGAAATATTTGACTGTTCAAAACACTGTAAG gTTTGGCAGGATTCTTGAGGATCTTGACAGCTTAGGAG TTCTTATTTGCTACATGCACAACAAAATTCATTCAGCTAAGATGTCTCCTTTATCGATAGTTACAGCCCTGGTGGACAGGATTG atatgtgtAAGAAATGCTTAAGCCCAGAACAGGACATCAAGTTCAGTGGCCATGTTAGTTGGGTTGGGAAGACGTCCATGGAAGTGAAGATGCATATGTTCCAG TTACACGACAATGAATTTTCCCCTGTTTTGGATGCGACATTTGTAATGGTGGCTCGTGATTCTGAAAACAAAGG gcCGGCATTTGTTAATCCACTCACCCTTGAaagcccagaggaagaagagctcTTTAGACAAGGAGAAT TGAACAAGGGGACAAGGGTCACCTTCAGCTCCATGTCATTACTGAAAATGGCTCCCACTGCTGAGGAGAGGACAACCATACATGAGATGTTTCTTAACACGCTGGATCCAAA GACTATAAGTTTTCGAAGTCGAGTTTTGCCTCCTAATGCAGTGTGGATGGAGAATTCAAAACTGAAGAGCTTGGATATTTGCCACCCTCAG GAGCGGAACATTTTCAATCGAATCTTTGGTGGTTTCCTTATGAGGAGAGCGTATGAACTTGGATGGGCTACTGCTTGTAACTTCGG TGGTTCCCGACCATTTATAGTCACCGTGGATGATATCATGTTTCAGAAACCTGTTGAGGTTGGATCATTGCTGTTTCTTTCTTCGCAG GTTTGCTTTACTCAGGGAAATTACATTCAAGTCAGAGTACACAGTGAGGTGGCCTCTCTACAGGATAAAGAGCATATGACCACCAATGTCTTTCATTTCACGTTCATGTCGGAAAAAGAAGTGCCCTTGGTTTTCCCCAGAACATATGGAG AGTCCATGTTGTATTTAGATGGGCAGCGGCATTTCAGCTCCATGAGTGCACCAGTGACCTTGAAAAAGGACTACCTCATCAAGCCCTAG
- the ACOT9 gene encoding acyl-coenzyme A thioesterase 9, mitochondrial isoform X2, which yields MRRAALRLCTLSKGLLAPSRGLTQGSQNPEKQRVFHIHEVRDKLREIVGASTNWRDHVKAMEERKLLHSFLATSQKGLPPRRMKDSYIEVLLPLGSQPELREKYLTVQNTVRFGRILEDLDSLGVLICYMHNKIHSAKMSPLSIVTALVDRIDMCKKCLSPEQDIKFSGHVSWVGKTSMEVKMHMFQLHDNEFSPVLDATFVMVARDSENKGPAFVNPLTLESPEEEELFRQGELNKGTRVTFSSMSLLKMAPTAEERTTIHEMFLNTLDPKTISFRSRVLPPNAVWMENSKLKSLDICHPQERNIFNRIFGGFLMRRAYELGWATACNFGGSRPFIVTVDDIMFQKPVEVGSLLFLSSQVCFTQGNYIQVRVHSEVASLQDKEHMTTNVFHFTFMSEKEVPLVFPRTYGESMLYLDGQRHFSSMSAPVTLKKDYLIKP from the exons ATGAGGCGGGCGGCGCTGCG GCTTTGTACCCTGAGCAAAGGGCTGCTTGCTCCCAGCAGAGGACTGACTCAAGGATCTCAGAATCCCGAGAAACAGAGAGTCTTCCACATTCATGAAG ttcGAGATAAGTTGCGGGAGATAGTAGGAGCATCCACAAACTGGAG AGACCACGTGAAAgcaatggaggaaagaaaattacTTCATAGTTTTTTGGCTACGTCACAGAAAGGACTGCCACCTAGGAGAATGAAAGACAGTTACATTGAAGTTCTCTTACCTTTGGGCAGTCAGCCTGAATTACGAGAGAAATATTTGACTGTTCAAAACACTGTAAG gTTTGGCAGGATTCTTGAGGATCTTGACAGCTTAGGAG TTCTTATTTGCTACATGCACAACAAAATTCATTCAGCTAAGATGTCTCCTTTATCGATAGTTACAGCCCTGGTGGACAGGATTG atatgtgtAAGAAATGCTTAAGCCCAGAACAGGACATCAAGTTCAGTGGCCATGTTAGTTGGGTTGGGAAGACGTCCATGGAAGTGAAGATGCATATGTTCCAG TTACACGACAATGAATTTTCCCCTGTTTTGGATGCGACATTTGTAATGGTGGCTCGTGATTCTGAAAACAAAGG gcCGGCATTTGTTAATCCACTCACCCTTGAaagcccagaggaagaagagctcTTTAGACAAGGAGAAT TGAACAAGGGGACAAGGGTCACCTTCAGCTCCATGTCATTACTGAAAATGGCTCCCACTGCTGAGGAGAGGACAACCATACATGAGATGTTTCTTAACACGCTGGATCCAAA GACTATAAGTTTTCGAAGTCGAGTTTTGCCTCCTAATGCAGTGTGGATGGAGAATTCAAAACTGAAGAGCTTGGATATTTGCCACCCTCAG GAGCGGAACATTTTCAATCGAATCTTTGGTGGTTTCCTTATGAGGAGAGCGTATGAACTTGGATGGGCTACTGCTTGTAACTTCGG TGGTTCCCGACCATTTATAGTCACCGTGGATGATATCATGTTTCAGAAACCTGTTGAGGTTGGATCATTGCTGTTTCTTTCTTCGCAG GTTTGCTTTACTCAGGGAAATTACATTCAAGTCAGAGTACACAGTGAGGTGGCCTCTCTACAGGATAAAGAGCATATGACCACCAATGTCTTTCATTTCACGTTCATGTCGGAAAAAGAAGTGCCCTTGGTTTTCCCCAGAACATATGGAG AGTCCATGTTGTATTTAGATGGGCAGCGGCATTTCAGCTCCATGAGTGCACCAGTGACCTTGAAAAAGGACTACCTCATCAAGCCCTAG